The following proteins are encoded in a genomic region of Natronorubrum halophilum:
- a CDS encoding helix-hairpin-helix domain-containing protein — protein MFDVQRTALKQSQQLFKQGLATQRTVDTMALTGLKGQESLQRQQLEVAQAATRGYVSATTALLPGDEPSDAYRTIDETFGRLKTTHAEFYDALEQELERDVDSATELSSEFVDALDEQTDQLLEMSHTVEDRTVQNVDELSGQLREQLERTQELQDELEAQLETQTGDVADLLERQSEQVDQFQQQLEAQAEDVTQQLQNQQIEAQTTIATDPEHTLESIEGIDDDVREQLSDAGIATIDDLVRADAETVSEAAEVSTSDAEEWIEQAEA, from the coding sequence ATGTTCGACGTCCAGCGAACGGCACTGAAGCAAAGCCAGCAGCTGTTCAAGCAGGGCCTGGCCACCCAGCGTACCGTGGACACGATGGCGCTTACCGGGCTGAAAGGCCAGGAGTCTCTCCAGCGCCAGCAACTCGAGGTCGCCCAGGCGGCGACCCGCGGCTACGTCAGTGCGACGACTGCACTGCTGCCCGGCGACGAGCCGTCGGACGCGTATCGAACCATCGACGAGACGTTTGGTCGGCTGAAAACGACCCACGCCGAGTTCTACGACGCCCTCGAGCAGGAGCTCGAGCGAGACGTCGATTCCGCCACCGAACTCTCCAGCGAGTTCGTAGATGCTCTCGACGAACAGACCGACCAGCTGCTCGAGATGTCCCACACGGTCGAAGACCGGACGGTCCAGAACGTCGACGAACTCTCGGGACAGCTCCGCGAGCAACTCGAGCGGACCCAGGAGCTACAGGACGAACTCGAAGCGCAACTCGAGACCCAGACCGGCGACGTCGCGGACCTGCTCGAACGGCAGTCCGAACAGGTCGACCAGTTCCAGCAGCAACTCGAAGCGCAAGCCGAAGACGTCACCCAGCAGCTTCAGAACCAGCAGATCGAGGCGCAGACGACGATCGCGACCGATCCGGAGCACACGCTCGAGTCCATCGAGGGTATCGACGACGACGTCCGCGAGCAGCTCTCGGACGCCGGTATCGCGACGATCGACGATCTCGTTCGCGCCGACGCAGAGACCGTCTCCGAAGCCGCCGAGGTCTCGACGAGCGACGCCGAGGAGTGGATCGAACAGGCCGAAGCGTAA
- the glnA gene encoding type I glutamate--ammonia ligase, which produces MTSGNITETEQAVLDEIEEKDVDFLRLQFTDILGTVKNVSVPARQAEKAFTDGIYFDGSSIEGFVRIQESDMRLVPDPETFAILPWRQKEESAAGRMICDVYNTTTGEPFEGDPRRVLKNALDRADEMGYEVNAAPEPEFFLFEEDEEGRATTETGDQGGYFDLAPKDLASDVRRDIIYGLESMDFEIEASHHEVAKGQHEINFEYDDALTTADNVGTFRTVVRAIAAQHDQHATFMPKPIPKINGSGMHTHLSLFKDGENAFHDEDDEFNLSETAHSFLAGILEHAPAITAIANPTVNSYKRLVPGYEAPVYIAWSDRNRSALIRKPAARVPAASRVELRSPDPSCNPYLAIAVMIHAGLDGIEQNLEAPDPVRDNIYEFDEAKREEYGIETLPSNLGAAVDALEEDEAIYNALGEHIASKFVEAKRQEFEEYLIDVSDWELDRYLETF; this is translated from the coding sequence ATGACAAGCGGAAACATCACTGAGACCGAGCAGGCCGTACTTGACGAAATCGAGGAGAAAGACGTCGACTTCCTTCGACTCCAATTTACCGACATTCTAGGGACTGTAAAGAACGTTTCTGTTCCGGCTCGACAGGCCGAGAAGGCATTTACCGACGGGATCTATTTCGACGGCTCTTCGATCGAAGGCTTCGTGCGCATTCAGGAATCGGATATGCGTCTCGTTCCCGATCCGGAGACGTTCGCAATCCTGCCATGGCGCCAGAAGGAAGAGAGCGCCGCGGGCCGGATGATCTGTGACGTCTACAACACCACTACGGGCGAACCGTTCGAGGGCGATCCGCGCCGTGTCCTCAAGAACGCGCTCGACCGCGCCGACGAAATGGGCTACGAGGTCAACGCCGCACCCGAACCGGAGTTCTTCCTCTTCGAAGAGGACGAAGAGGGGCGTGCGACGACCGAAACGGGTGATCAGGGCGGCTACTTCGACCTCGCACCGAAAGATCTCGCTTCCGACGTTCGCCGTGACATCATTTACGGCCTCGAGAGCATGGACTTCGAGATCGAAGCCAGTCACCACGAGGTCGCCAAGGGCCAACACGAGATCAACTTCGAGTACGACGACGCCCTGACGACGGCGGACAACGTCGGGACGTTCCGTACCGTCGTCCGTGCGATCGCCGCCCAACACGATCAGCACGCGACGTTCATGCCGAAACCGATCCCGAAGATCAACGGCTCGGGGATGCACACGCACCTGTCGCTGTTCAAAGACGGCGAGAACGCCTTCCACGACGAGGACGACGAGTTCAACCTGAGCGAGACGGCACACTCGTTCCTCGCCGGCATCTTAGAGCACGCGCCCGCAATCACGGCCATCGCGAACCCCACCGTTAACAGCTACAAGCGTCTCGTCCCCGGCTACGAGGCACCCGTCTACATCGCCTGGTCCGACCGCAACCGCTCGGCGCTGATCCGAAAACCGGCCGCCCGGGTCCCGGCGGCTTCGCGCGTCGAACTGCGCTCGCCCGATCCGTCCTGTAACCCCTACCTCGCCATCGCCGTGATGATCCACGCCGGTCTCGACGGCATCGAGCAGAATCTCGAGGCACCCGATCCGGTTCGGGATAACATCTACGAGTTCGACGAGGCCAAGCGCGAGGAGTACGGCATCGAGACCCTGCCGTCCAACCTCGGCGCCGCCGTCGACGCCCTCGAGGAAGACGAGGCGATTTACAACGCCCTCGGCGAACACATCGCGTCGAAGTTCGTCGAGGCCAAGCGCCAGGAGTTCGAGGAGTACCTCATCGACGTTTCCGACTGGGAACTCGACCGCTACCTCGAGACGTTCTAA
- a CDS encoding CBS domain-containing protein, with the protein MIETPIEYVVTQTARTLEPETPVSEAASRLRDPDVSALVVLEDETVVGIVTESEIVAFVAETLEPHPVEAVMSSPVTTVSPSESITDAAAAMRTNGVKQLPVVEGDTYRGLVSATALAPYLSRHRLEIDWRDDPIRIGVDDSPGIPVSE; encoded by the coding sequence ATGATAGAGACACCGATCGAATACGTGGTAACGCAAACCGCTCGAACGCTCGAGCCGGAAACGCCCGTGAGCGAGGCTGCAAGCCGTCTCCGCGATCCGGATGTGTCGGCGCTAGTCGTCCTCGAGGACGAGACCGTGGTCGGCATCGTCACCGAGTCGGAGATCGTCGCGTTCGTGGCCGAAACGCTCGAGCCCCATCCGGTCGAGGCGGTCATGTCGTCGCCCGTGACAACGGTCTCGCCGAGCGAATCGATTACCGACGCCGCCGCGGCGATGCGAACGAACGGCGTCAAACAGCTCCCGGTCGTCGAGGGCGACACCTACCGCGGGCTCGTTTCCGCAACTGCGCTCGCGCCTTACCTCTCGCGACACCGGCTCGAGATCGACTGGCGGGACGACCCGATCCGGATCGGCGTCGACGACAGTCCCGGAATCCCGGTCAGCGAATAG
- a CDS encoding Rid family detoxifying hydrolase: MKRIIETDDAPAAVGAYSQATSNGSLLFTAGQIPLTADGELLDDESIEIQTEQALYNLDAVLDEAGAGSEDVLKVTVFLDDIDDFEAMNETYANYFDDEPPARSAVEVAALPKGVGVEIEAVATLE, encoded by the coding sequence ATGAAGCGCATCATCGAGACCGACGACGCGCCCGCCGCGGTCGGAGCGTACAGCCAGGCGACCAGTAACGGTTCGCTGTTGTTCACCGCCGGTCAGATCCCCCTGACGGCCGACGGCGAACTGCTCGACGACGAGTCCATCGAGATCCAGACCGAGCAAGCCCTCTACAACCTCGACGCCGTCCTCGACGAAGCGGGCGCGGGGTCGGAGGACGTACTGAAGGTGACCGTCTTCCTCGACGACATCGACGATTTCGAGGCGATGAACGAGACCTACGCCAACTACTTCGACGACGAGCCACCCGCCCGGAGCGCCGTCGAAGTCGCCGCCCTCCCGAAGGGCGTCGGCGTCGAGATCGAAGCCGTCGCGACGCTCGAGTAG
- a CDS encoding SOS response-associated peptidase, whose translation MCGRYTLLIERAALEERFDAKFVDSRDEPGTGSETGGFTPRYNMAPGQQLPVITNDEPETIRRLEWGLVPSWADDETGGIINARAETLHEKPSFRAAYERRRCLVFADGFYEWTETPDGKQPYRVAFEDDRPFAMAGLWERWESDSETTQAGLDAFGGGRTEADDGTDGPLETFTVVTTEPNDLVSDLHDRMAVILEPDSETQWLTADDPRSLLEPYPADEMRAYPVSRAVNDPSVDEPSLVEPLES comes from the coding sequence ATGTGTGGCCGCTACACGCTGCTGATCGAGCGGGCGGCGCTCGAGGAGCGCTTCGACGCCAAATTCGTCGATTCGAGGGACGAACCGGGGACGGGATCTGAAACCGGCGGATTCACCCCGCGGTACAACATGGCACCGGGTCAGCAGCTTCCGGTGATCACGAACGACGAACCCGAGACGATTCGACGCCTCGAGTGGGGACTGGTCCCGTCGTGGGCGGACGACGAGACGGGCGGGATAATCAATGCGCGTGCGGAGACGCTCCACGAGAAGCCGAGCTTTCGGGCGGCCTACGAGCGGCGCAGGTGCCTCGTCTTTGCGGACGGCTTCTACGAGTGGACCGAAACTCCCGACGGGAAACAGCCCTACAGGGTCGCCTTCGAAGACGACCGACCGTTCGCGATGGCGGGACTGTGGGAGCGCTGGGAGTCCGACAGCGAGACGACTCAGGCCGGACTCGACGCCTTTGGCGGCGGCCGCACGGAAGCGGACGACGGCACCGACGGACCCCTCGAGACCTTCACGGTCGTCACGACCGAACCGAACGACCTCGTGTCGGATCTCCACGATCGAATGGCCGTCATCCTCGAGCCCGATAGTGAAACGCAGTGGCTCACGGCCGACGACCCGCGGTCCCTCCTCGAGCCGTATCCCGCCGACGAGATGCGCGCGTATCCGGTGTCGCGGGCCGTCAACGATCCGTCGGTCGACGAACCGTCGCTGGTCGAACCGCTCGAGTCGTAA
- the thsB gene encoding thermosome subunit beta, with amino-acid sequence MSQRMQQGQPMIVMSEDSQRVKDKDAQDYNISAARAVAEAVRSTLGPKGMDKMLVDSMGSVTITNDGVTILQEMDIDNPTAEMIIEVAETQEDEAGDGTTTAVAIAGELLKNAEDLLEQDIHPTAIIKGFHMAAEQAREEIDDIATDIDTTDEELIRKTAETSMTGKGTEVNKEHLAQLIVEAIRQVTVEDDAGNNVVDLEFLNIETQTGRAVGESELLEGGIIDKDPVHDNMPTEATDADILLLNAPIEVEETDVDTEVSVTDPNQLQKFLDREEKQVREKVDRIVDLGADVVFCQKGIDDLAQHYLAKEGVLAIRRAKKSDLEFLSEVVGASIVSDLKNATEADLGFGDVTRDEEGELFYVEGDNAHGVTLLLRGSTDHVVDELERGVNDALDVVAQTVSDGRVLAGGGATEVEIASRLRDYADSVSGREQLAVEAFADSLELVPRVLAENAGLDSIDTLVDLRAAHDDGDVHAGLNVFSNGVEDTFEAGVVEPAHAKEQAITSASEAANLVLKIDDIISAGDLSTDKGGDEEGAPGGAGGMGGMGGGMGGMM; translated from the coding sequence ATGAGCCAGCGAATGCAGCAGGGACAGCCGATGATCGTGATGAGCGAGGATTCCCAGCGCGTCAAGGACAAGGACGCGCAGGATTACAACATCAGTGCGGCCCGTGCAGTCGCCGAGGCCGTTCGGTCGACACTCGGTCCGAAAGGGATGGACAAGATGCTCGTCGACTCGATGGGATCGGTAACGATCACCAACGACGGCGTCACCATCCTCCAGGAGATGGACATCGACAACCCGACGGCCGAGATGATCATCGAGGTCGCGGAAACCCAGGAGGACGAAGCTGGTGACGGTACCACGACGGCCGTCGCGATCGCCGGCGAACTCCTCAAGAACGCCGAGGACCTCCTCGAGCAGGACATTCACCCGACGGCGATCATCAAGGGCTTCCACATGGCCGCAGAGCAGGCTCGCGAAGAGATCGACGATATCGCGACCGATATCGATACGACGGACGAAGAACTCATCCGAAAGACCGCCGAGACCTCGATGACCGGCAAAGGGACCGAGGTCAACAAGGAGCACCTCGCCCAGCTCATCGTCGAGGCGATCCGTCAGGTCACCGTCGAGGACGACGCGGGCAACAACGTCGTCGACCTCGAGTTCCTGAACATCGAGACCCAGACCGGCCGTGCCGTCGGCGAATCCGAACTCCTCGAGGGCGGCATCATCGACAAGGACCCCGTCCACGACAACATGCCGACCGAGGCGACCGACGCCGATATTCTGCTGCTCAACGCACCGATCGAGGTCGAAGAGACCGACGTCGACACCGAAGTCTCCGTCACCGATCCAAACCAGCTCCAGAAGTTCCTCGACCGCGAGGAGAAACAGGTCCGCGAGAAGGTCGATCGTATCGTCGACCTCGGCGCGGACGTCGTCTTCTGTCAGAAGGGTATCGACGACCTCGCCCAGCACTACCTCGCCAAGGAGGGCGTCCTCGCCATCCGCCGCGCCAAGAAGAGCGACCTCGAGTTCCTCTCGGAGGTCGTCGGTGCGTCGATCGTCTCCGATCTGAAGAACGCGACCGAGGCCGACCTCGGCTTCGGCGACGTCACCCGCGACGAGGAGGGCGAACTGTTCTACGTCGAGGGCGACAACGCCCACGGCGTCACCCTGCTCCTTCGCGGCTCGACCGACCACGTCGTCGACGAACTCGAGCGCGGCGTCAACGACGCGCTCGACGTCGTCGCACAGACCGTCTCCGACGGTCGCGTGCTCGCCGGCGGCGGCGCGACCGAGGTCGAAATCGCGTCGCGTCTGCGCGACTACGCCGACAGCGTCTCCGGCCGCGAACAGCTCGCCGTCGAGGCCTTCGCCGACTCGCTCGAGCTCGTCCCGCGCGTGCTCGCCGAGAACGCCGGTCTCGATTCGATCGACACCCTCGTCGACCTGCGCGCGGCCCACGACGACGGTGACGTCCACGCCGGTCTGAACGTCTTCTCGAACGGCGTCGAGGACACCTTCGAAGCCGGCGTCGTCGAACCGGCCCACGCCAAAGAGCAGGCGATCACCTCGGCTTCCGAGGCCGCGAATCTCGTGCTCAAAATCGACGACATCATCTCCGCCGGTGACCTGTCGACCGACAAGGGCGGCGACGAGGAAGGCGCACCCGGCGGCGCTGGCGGCATGGGCGGCATGGGCGGCGGTATGGGCGGCATGATGTAA
- a CDS encoding metallophosphoesterase family protein → MLVLGDAHATEPDRREILLELYRSLEPARVIQLGDLEYYDLPAPTWFVAGNNEDFDVIEALRAGDRPPETDNVHLLASTVATVGGRRVAGLSGNYAPTKYDLPRAELEGERRRHFTHEDIERAAELSDVDVLLTHEAPTGLLSYGYDPGCEHIDELLEALSPSLCLVGHHHRHRETEIGETSVVSLAPAWERYYTLDPETLALEAHDHDRGPDSVSDR, encoded by the coding sequence ATGCTCGTCCTCGGTGATGCTCACGCGACGGAGCCGGACCGTCGGGAGATCCTCCTCGAACTGTATCGATCTCTCGAGCCCGCCCGTGTGATACAACTCGGGGACCTCGAGTACTACGACCTCCCGGCACCGACGTGGTTCGTCGCCGGGAACAACGAGGACTTCGACGTCATCGAAGCGTTACGCGCAGGTGATCGCCCACCGGAGACGGACAACGTCCACCTGCTCGCGAGCACCGTCGCGACCGTCGGCGGGCGTCGCGTAGCCGGTCTCTCGGGGAACTACGCGCCGACGAAGTACGACCTCCCGCGAGCGGAACTCGAGGGAGAGCGGCGTCGCCACTTCACGCACGAAGACATCGAACGGGCGGCCGAGCTATCCGACGTGGACGTTCTGCTCACCCACGAGGCACCGACCGGGTTGCTGTCGTACGGCTACGATCCCGGCTGCGAGCACATCGACGAGCTACTCGAGGCGCTCTCGCCCTCGCTGTGTCTGGTCGGCCACCACCACCGTCACCGCGAGACCGAGATCGGCGAGACCAGCGTCGTGAGCCTCGCACCCGCGTGGGAGCGATACTACACACTGGATCCCGAGACGCTGGCCCTCGAGGCGCACGATCACGACCGAGGGCCCGACAGCGTATCCGATCGATGA
- a CDS encoding cytochrome ubiquinol oxidase subunit I produces MVDPALASRLQFALTTIVHIIFPVMSMGLAPFLVYFTWKSIRSLDPLWERQRRFWTRIFAISFVVGTVTGLVLEFEFGTNFAAFSTFAGELFGGPLAAEGMMAFFLEATFLGVFVFGREKVGDALYMVSAVAVGLGTWLSAVWILIANSWMQTPRGYELARQNGQPVVTLVDPVAAYFNPRFPWMFVHMQSAAVLSVALFMAGVAAYFVYRSDRSRDGDEPDSSGDDGASEGAAGTDDVRFWRTTLKIALVVLLLTAPFQVVHGDSYARHVAETQPQKFAAMEAQYETEAPAALHLIAIPTDPSAFTDPRAENLWTVDIPAMASVLASGGDPTYEVTGLDEFGESPPVAIVFWSFRAMVLLGFWFIGLAAWAAYRWWRGDLFADRRLHLALMGSAPLGFVAVETGWIVTEVGRQPWVVQGLLKTEEGVSPGLTGTEATLTLVGFALVYTGLLVGYGYVVRRLVLAGPPEIESTADSSGSGQNPSQTDSTTTAEAIRDD; encoded by the coding sequence ATGGTCGATCCAGCCCTCGCCAGTCGACTCCAGTTCGCGCTTACGACGATCGTCCATATCATCTTCCCCGTGATGAGCATGGGCCTCGCACCGTTCCTCGTCTACTTCACGTGGAAATCGATCCGGTCGTTGGATCCGCTCTGGGAGCGTCAGCGCCGCTTTTGGACCCGAATATTCGCGATCAGTTTCGTCGTCGGCACCGTGACGGGGCTCGTCCTCGAGTTCGAGTTCGGGACGAACTTCGCCGCGTTCTCGACGTTCGCCGGCGAACTGTTCGGCGGTCCGCTGGCCGCCGAGGGGATGATGGCCTTCTTCCTCGAGGCCACGTTCCTCGGCGTCTTCGTTTTCGGCCGCGAGAAGGTCGGCGATGCGCTCTACATGGTGTCGGCGGTCGCCGTCGGTCTGGGTACGTGGCTCTCGGCGGTCTGGATCCTCATCGCTAACTCGTGGATGCAGACCCCGCGAGGGTACGAACTCGCTCGGCAAAACGGCCAGCCGGTCGTCACGCTCGTCGATCCCGTCGCCGCCTACTTCAATCCGCGATTCCCCTGGATGTTCGTCCACATGCAGTCCGCAGCCGTCCTCTCGGTCGCGCTGTTCATGGCCGGCGTGGCAGCGTACTTCGTCTATCGCTCGGATCGGTCCCGAGATGGCGACGAACCTGACTCGAGCGGCGATGACGGTGCGAGCGAAGGAGCCGCCGGCACCGACGACGTTCGTTTCTGGCGGACGACGCTGAAGATCGCGCTGGTCGTCCTCCTCCTGACCGCGCCCTTCCAGGTCGTCCACGGCGACTCGTACGCGCGCCACGTCGCCGAGACGCAGCCCCAGAAGTTCGCCGCCATGGAGGCCCAGTACGAGACCGAAGCGCCGGCCGCGCTCCACCTGATCGCGATTCCGACAGATCCGAGCGCGTTCACCGATCCTCGGGCGGAGAACCTCTGGACGGTCGATATTCCGGCGATGGCGTCGGTGTTAGCCAGCGGTGGTGATCCGACCTACGAGGTGACCGGACTCGACGAATTCGGGGAGTCGCCGCCGGTCGCGATCGTCTTCTGGTCGTTCCGCGCGATGGTCCTGCTCGGGTTCTGGTTCATCGGGCTGGCGGCGTGGGCCGCGTACCGCTGGTGGCGCGGCGATCTGTTCGCGGATCGGCGGCTCCACCTCGCTCTGATGGGCTCCGCGCCGCTCGGCTTCGTCGCCGTCGAGACCGGCTGGATCGTCACCGAGGTCGGCCGCCAGCCGTGGGTCGTCCAGGGACTTCTCAAGACGGAGGAGGGCGTCTCGCCCGGTCTCACCGGTACCGAGGCGACGCTGACGCTGGTCGGGTTCGCACTCGTCTACACCGGTTTGCTCGTCGGCTACGGATACGTGGTTCGGCGGCTCGTTCTGGCCGGACCGCCCGAGATCGAATCGACCGCAGACTCGTCGGGGTCCGGCCAGAACCCGAGCCAAACGGATTCGACGACAACCGCGGAGGCGATTCGCGATGACTGA
- a CDS encoding gamma carbonic anhydrase family protein, with the protein MVDSRTYEFEGERPTIDDGASVSREATLVGDVRIESEASVWPGVVLRGDIGPVRVGRQAHVGDNATIHASELEARVMVGHGAVLNEASVEARALVGFNATINTGATIGAGSVVAAGTVVPDEYDIPPESFARGVPAEITPLEETGIDGEAIFEDFSSGEYTNLAGRHEELFE; encoded by the coding sequence ATGGTTGATAGCCGGACCTACGAATTCGAAGGCGAACGACCGACGATCGATGACGGGGCGTCGGTGAGCCGAGAGGCGACGCTGGTCGGCGACGTCCGGATCGAGAGCGAGGCGAGCGTCTGGCCGGGTGTCGTCCTCCGCGGCGACATCGGCCCCGTTCGCGTCGGTCGGCAAGCACACGTCGGCGACAACGCCACGATTCACGCGTCCGAACTCGAGGCGCGGGTCATGGTCGGGCACGGTGCCGTCCTCAACGAGGCGAGCGTCGAAGCGCGCGCGCTGGTCGGGTTCAACGCGACGATCAACACCGGGGCGACGATCGGAGCGGGCAGCGTCGTCGCCGCTGGCACGGTCGTTCCCGACGAGTACGACATCCCGCCGGAGTCGTTCGCCCGCGGCGTGCCCGCCGAGATCACGCCGCTCGAGGAGACGGGAATCGACGGGGAAGCGATCTTCGAGGATTTTTCGTCCGGCGAGTACACGAACCTCGCCGGCCGACACGAGGAACTGTTCGAGTGA
- the lrp gene encoding HTH-type transcriptional regulator Lrp, translating to MTYENLDAKLVNSLLGDGRASLRSLAEELDVSVTTVSNHLSDLEEQGVIEGYTPRVDYDAVGYDVTAVIQLQVEGNALPDITETLRDHRQMISVYEVTGDYDVIAIGKFKDTDGMNDQIKQLLTDPDIKASNTSVVLNSVSENEQFELEVKEN from the coding sequence ATGACGTACGAAAATCTCGATGCAAAACTAGTGAATTCACTTCTGGGCGACGGGCGAGCGAGTCTCCGCAGTCTCGCCGAGGAACTCGACGTCTCCGTAACGACCGTTTCGAATCACCTCTCTGACCTCGAGGAGCAAGGAGTTATCGAGGGCTACACACCGCGCGTCGATTACGACGCGGTCGGCTACGACGTGACGGCCGTGATACAACTCCAGGTCGAAGGGAACGCACTCCCCGACATCACGGAGACGCTACGCGACCACCGTCAGATGATCAGCGTCTACGAGGTCACCGGCGACTACGACGTGATCGCCATCGGGAAGTTCAAAGACACCGACGGGATGAACGACCAGATCAAGCAACTCCTGACGGACCCCGATATCAAGGCGTCGAACACCAGCGTCGTCCTCAATTCGGTCAGCGAGAACGAACAGTTCGAACTCGAAGTCAAAGAGAACTGA
- a CDS encoding cytochrome d ubiquinol oxidase subunit II, giving the protein MTEPAETATVALSSPIDLTTLWVVIVFAFLGTFLYLDGFDFGAGALFATRTDEAERERILAAIGPFWDGNEVWLVVFGGSLFAAFPPLYATLFSRHYLLLFGVLGALICRGLAPEFYEQRDDETWKRWWGRSFVVGSIATPLLLGVFVGNWVLGTTVTETPVTVLVGLAVVALTVVTGGAFVALKTDGPLAADARTWALRALVAYLLLIVAVLFVLFVRTHVRDALIEALPLALVAVSIAAGGGCALALRRERDLLAFLAAGGLTYALVALVGALLYPTLDPATGLTAADAAISPLALQLLTLSAALLMPLVLTYFAVLYSTFSGSVEAEGY; this is encoded by the coding sequence ATGACTGAGCCGGCCGAGACCGCGACGGTTGCGCTTTCGTCGCCGATCGACCTGACGACGCTGTGGGTCGTCATCGTCTTCGCCTTCCTCGGCACGTTCCTCTACCTCGACGGGTTCGATTTCGGGGCGGGGGCGCTGTTCGCGACGCGAACCGACGAGGCCGAGCGCGAGCGTATCCTCGCGGCGATCGGCCCCTTCTGGGACGGAAACGAGGTCTGGCTGGTCGTCTTCGGCGGTAGCCTGTTCGCCGCCTTTCCGCCGCTGTATGCGACCCTCTTTAGCCGCCACTACCTGCTGCTCTTTGGCGTCCTCGGGGCGCTCATCTGTCGCGGTCTCGCACCCGAATTTTACGAGCAACGCGACGACGAGACGTGGAAGCGCTGGTGGGGCCGTTCGTTCGTCGTCGGTAGCATCGCGACTCCGCTGTTGCTCGGCGTTTTCGTCGGAAACTGGGTACTCGGGACGACGGTCACCGAAACCCCTGTGACCGTGCTCGTCGGTCTCGCCGTCGTCGCGCTGACCGTCGTCACCGGCGGTGCCTTCGTCGCGCTGAAAACCGACGGTCCGCTCGCGGCCGATGCCCGAACGTGGGCGCTGCGCGCTCTCGTCGCCTACCTTCTGCTGATCGTCGCGGTTCTGTTCGTGCTATTCGTTCGCACGCACGTTCGAGACGCCTTGATCGAGGCGCTCCCGCTCGCGCTCGTCGCCGTCTCGATCGCAGCAGGCGGCGGTTGTGCCCTCGCTCTCCGGCGCGAACGCGATCTCCTCGCGTTTCTCGCGGCCGGCGGACTGACCTACGCACTGGTCGCACTCGTTGGGGCGCTCCTGTATCCGACGCTCGACCCTGCGACCGGACTGACCGCCGCCGACGCCGCGATATCTCCGCTCGCACTGCAACTACTGACGCTGTCCGCGGCGCTCCTCATGCCGCTCGTTCTGACCTACTTCGCGGTCCTCTACTCGACGTTCTCGGGATCGGTCGAGGCCGAGGGGTACTGA